A single uncultured Methanolobus sp. DNA region contains:
- a CDS encoding DNA polymerase, with translation MSKIAVRGYTQKVSNTKCDSPKNTNEHPLRHERVFVFDTETTIDQYQNLKIGYFQIYQDEWIQHEGLFYEPSMLDEREKVVLKSYSMEYGIELYNLEEFIQDVFYSEMFDLRTLCIGFNLPFDLSRIAMRVGDSRKKNRGGFTFTLSSNRFNPPIVIKKLGSSHSIKFTTTKQNKGENYFSGYFLDVQTLAEVLLQSNKISLAKACEKLNTDIQKMKNIEHGRVTKRYIDYLVTDVESTFEVYQKLIEELDLYQIQLAPTKIYSSASLGKHALKQLGIKPLNEQLPDFSDSYKGNIMTAYFGGRCECKIRKVPVKVTTLDFTSMYPTVTMVLDLWKFIIAENIETKVVTVEIKRMLAKVNLEYLQNKDNWKDFIVMVKLHPDEDILPIRMVYKKDSLSFNVGVNYLSSDLELWYSLPDVVGSVLLTGKVPDIVEAVRFIPKGIQANLNNSQILGIDIDPSEDNLVQVLVEERQKIKLRMKSLEREDSEYQSLKSRAQAIKILVNAMSYGIFIELNPEDKKSTIQVHGLDSFETSENRYEKEGNFYHPLLAVMITSGSRLFLAIAEAKAKELGSTHAYMDTDSIFIPPEHSQEIVEYFQPLNPYSLDIDLLKPEKVDMWFYGISSKRYALYTYEDENIKFMEHERSFKLHGLGHLTNPFPKAVNDWQAEIWEDILKLHYGIISELDIERKYSSFFAISRLTVTTPNVLNRFKRLNKNRLWKHQIKPFNFYLVGFQTIEENGKAVKPLAPYSSDPQSIVYNPFIDYETGDFKKGSYYYKQLNRTIIHYINHPEAKFDGDTGVLERKHIHAKGLVYIGKEANNIDEQALDVKKAQEFVNENAVYDFILQLTPEKARELGIKHRSALAYLKKKAKEGELNFKSRNVKKVVNVLSYSYVSGVK, from the coding sequence ATGAGTAAGATAGCAGTCAGAGGATACACTCAAAAAGTTTCTAACACAAAATGTGATAGTCCTAAAAACACAAATGAGCATCCACTAAGACATGAGAGAGTATTTGTCTTTGATACTGAAACAACAATAGACCAATATCAGAACTTGAAAATAGGCTATTTTCAAATTTATCAGGATGAATGGATTCAGCATGAAGGACTTTTCTATGAACCTTCGATGCTTGATGAAAGGGAGAAAGTTGTTTTAAAATCGTATTCAATGGAATATGGTATTGAACTCTATAACCTTGAAGAGTTTATTCAAGATGTCTTCTATTCTGAAATGTTTGATTTGAGAACTCTTTGTATAGGTTTCAATCTTCCCTTTGACCTAAGCAGAATAGCTATGAGAGTTGGAGATTCAAGGAAAAAGAACAGAGGTGGTTTTACATTTACTCTTTCCTCTAATCGTTTTAATCCACCTATTGTAATCAAGAAATTAGGTTCTTCTCACAGCATTAAATTCACTACTACAAAGCAGAACAAAGGAGAGAACTATTTTTCAGGTTATTTTCTTGATGTACAAACACTAGCTGAAGTCCTGCTTCAATCAAATAAAATCTCTCTTGCAAAAGCCTGTGAGAAATTGAATACAGACATTCAGAAAATGAAAAATATAGAACATGGAAGGGTTACAAAAAGGTACATTGATTATCTTGTAACTGATGTTGAAAGTACATTTGAGGTTTACCAAAAGCTCATAGAGGAATTAGACCTTTATCAAATACAGCTAGCACCCACAAAAATATACAGTTCTGCATCTCTTGGGAAACATGCATTAAAGCAACTTGGAATTAAACCATTAAATGAACAATTGCCTGATTTTTCCGATAGCTACAAAGGCAATATCATGACCGCTTATTTTGGTGGTAGGTGTGAATGTAAGATTAGAAAAGTACCTGTTAAAGTAACAACCCTTGATTTTACAAGTATGTACCCAACTGTTACAATGGTTCTTGATCTCTGGAAATTCATTATTGCTGAGAATATTGAAACAAAGGTTGTTACTGTTGAGATAAAAAGGATGCTTGCAAAGGTGAACCTTGAATACCTGCAAAATAAGGATAACTGGAAAGACTTCATTGTAATGGTAAAATTACATCCTGATGAGGATATTCTACCTATCAGAATGGTATACAAGAAAGATAGTTTGTCCTTTAATGTGGGTGTTAATTATCTAAGCTCTGATCTTGAATTATGGTACTCTTTACCTGATGTCGTCGGATCTGTCCTTCTAACTGGAAAAGTACCGGATATTGTAGAAGCAGTTCGTTTTATTCCTAAAGGGATTCAGGCTAATTTGAACAATTCCCAAATACTTGGGATTGATATAGACCCTTCAGAAGATAATCTTGTTCAGGTACTTGTTGAGGAAAGACAGAAAATCAAGTTAAGAATGAAATCACTTGAGAGAGAAGATTCAGAGTATCAATCTCTAAAAAGCAGAGCACAGGCCATTAAGATTCTTGTTAATGCTATGAGCTATGGGATATTCATAGAACTAAATCCTGAAGATAAGAAAAGCACAATTCAAGTGCATGGATTAGACAGTTTTGAAACATCAGAAAATAGGTATGAAAAGGAAGGGAATTTTTATCATCCTTTGCTAGCTGTTATGATTACATCGGGTTCAAGGTTGTTTCTTGCTATTGCTGAAGCTAAGGCCAAAGAATTAGGTTCTACTCATGCCTACATGGATACTGATTCTATTTTTATCCCGCCTGAGCACTCACAGGAAATAGTCGAATATTTCCAACCATTGAATCCATACAGCCTAGATATTGATTTGTTGAAACCTGAAAAGGTGGATATGTGGTTTTATGGAATATCCTCAAAACGCTATGCTCTTTACACTTATGAAGATGAGAATATCAAATTCATGGAGCATGAAAGGTCTTTCAAACTTCATGGTTTGGGGCATCTTACAAACCCATTTCCAAAGGCTGTTAATGATTGGCAGGCTGAGATATGGGAAGATATTCTAAAATTACATTACGGGATAATCTCAGAACTTGATATTGAAAGGAAATATTCTAGTTTCTTTGCTATTTCAAGGCTAACGGTTACTACTCCAAATGTTCTTAACAGGTTTAAGAGACTTAATAAGAATAGATTATGGAAGCATCAAATTAAGCCATTCAACTTCTATCTTGTTGGATTCCAGACAATAGAGGAAAATGGTAAAGCTGTAAAACCTTTAGCTCCTTATTCAAGCGACCCTCAAAGCATAGTTTACAATCCTTTCATTGATTATGAAACAGGAGATTTTAAAAAAGGTTCGTATTATTACAAACAATTGAATAGAACAATTATCCATTATATCAATCATCCTGAAGCTAAGTTTGATGGAGACACAGGAGTACTCGAAAGAAAACATATTCATGCTAAAGGTCTTGTTTACATCGGGAAAGAAGCAAATAACATAGACGAGCAGGCTCTTGATGTGAAGAAGGCTCAAGAGTTCGTCAATGAAAATGCTGTCTATGATTTTATCTTACAACTAACTCCTGAAAAAGCAAGAGAGCTTGGAATCAAGCATAGGAGTGCTTTGGCTTATTTGAAGAAAAAAGCAAAGGAAGGGGAATTGAATTTCAAGAGCAGGAATGTGAAGAAGGTAGTTAATGTTTTGAGTTACTCCTATGTGAGTGGTGTAAAATAA
- a CDS encoding HNH endonuclease gives MNKAEYKKSINKQKRDKETVLCCSICGESSPETLENHHLYGRKRSPKTRPLCKNCHAKITAEQNKLSPKARKDSQQSFALVSIGAILKEIGDELLILGFEVGADE, from the coding sequence ATGAATAAAGCAGAATACAAAAAGAGTATCAATAAACAGAAAAGAGACAAGGAAACAGTTCTTTGTTGTTCTATTTGTGGTGAATCAAGTCCTGAAACACTTGAAAACCATCATTTGTATGGAAGAAAACGTTCACCCAAAACAAGACCTTTGTGTAAGAATTGCCATGCAAAAATAACAGCAGAACAGAATAAACTCAGCCCAAAAGCAAGGAAAGATTCTCAACAAAGTTTTGCTTTAGTGTCTATTGGGGCTATTTTGAAGGAAATAGGAGACGAATTGTTAATTTTAGGCTTTGAGGTAGGAGCAGATGAGTAA